Proteins encoded together in one Eublepharis macularius isolate TG4126 chromosome 2, MPM_Emac_v1.0, whole genome shotgun sequence window:
- the GPR132 gene encoding probable G-protein coupled receptor 132, producing MATNHSTCNQTLPFEESRQLLVGVYSVVFAVGLPANCITTFLTIIQIHRGNIVAIYLFGLSLCEMMYLSTLPLWIIYTQNDHKWTMGPTSCKMTGYIFFCNIYISILLLCCISVDRYVAVVYALRSRGLRSQKIAGVVTSVLFAVVAVVYSPVFFNNIQDSNSTTCFETPLKPSLAVFSIIRFLIGFVVPFIILIFMNYKIFQSIKISYSLSPHQKSKVKYLAIAIISIFVVCFAPYHFVLLIRSVHFFLDRDNSCTFENKTYTVFTVFLCLSTANSVADPFVYVLASENARHEICRTFRAVGVRFLNESKTDSNKPDSTQKTPVDPSLGYKEDR from the coding sequence ATGGCTACTAACCACTCCACATGTAACCAGACTCTTCCCTTCGAAGAAAGCAGGCAGCTTCTGGTCGGGGTGTACAGCGTCGTCTTTGCCGTGGGCCTGCCAGCCAACTGCATCACCACCTTCTTGACCATTATCCAGATCCACAGGGGAAACATTGTCGCCATATACTTGTTTGGCCTTTCTCTGTGTGAGATGATGTACTTGAGTACCCTCCCGCTCTGGATCATCTATACCCAGAATGACCACAAGTGGACTATGGGGCCCACATCTTGCAAGATGACCGGATACATCTTCTTCTGCAACATCTACATCAGTATTCTTCTCCTGTGCTGCATTTCAGTCGATCGCTATGTGGCAGTGGTATATGCCTTGCGGAGCAGGGGATTGCGGAGCCAGAAGATCGCCGGGGTGGTCACGTCTGTCCTCTTTGCTGTGGTTGCAGTGGTCTATAGCCCTGTATTTTTTAACAACATCCAGGACTCAAATAGCACTACCTGCTTTGAAACGCCACTCAAGCCCTCCCTGGCTGTCTTCAGCATCATCCGGTTCCTAATTGGCTTCGTCGTTCCTTTCATAATTCTCATTTTCATGAATTACAAAATTTTTCAAAGCATTAAAATCAGCTACAGCCTGAGCCCGCACCAGAAATCTAAAGTGAAGTACCTGGCCATTGCAATTATTTCCATCTTTGTGGTCTGTTTTGCTCCCTACCATTTTGTGCTGCTCATACGATCTGTTCACTTCTTTTTGGACCGAGACAACAGTTGCACCTTTGAGAACAAAACATACACCGTATTTACAGTCTTCCTGTGTTTATCCACTGCGAACAGTGTTGCAGACCCGTTTGTTTATGTTCTGGCTAGTGAAAACGCAAGACATGAGATATGTCGGACTTTCAGGGCAGTCGGGGTCCGTTTCTTGAATGAATCCAAGACAGACAGCAACAAGCCCGACAGTACCCAAAAGACACCTGTGGATCCTTCGTTGGGATATAAAGAGGACAGGTAG